A region of the Myxococcus stipitatus DSM 14675 genome:
TCCTGTCCGCTGCCATTGCCCAGGCTGCGGCGGATGACCTGGTAGGTGTCGGGCGTCATCGTCTCCAGCACTCCCAGCTCGCTGGACAGGCCGCGGACGATGCGCACGACGCGCTCCAGCCGGGCGGACGCCGCCCACAGCGCGTCCCGGTCCAGCTCCGCCACGAGCTCGACGGTCTCCCGCGAGGCCAGCTTCAGCCACAGCTCCTGCGCCTGATGCACCACCTGAAACATCAGCTCGTCGTGGGCGACGCGCTCCGTCTCCCCCGACTGCAAGGACAAGAGCTGGGGGGTCTTCAGATAGACCTCGTAGTCCAGCTCTCCTCGGCCCACCCACTTCTTCAAGAGGGGGTTGAAGAGGGGGGTATCCAATTCTTGCCGCAATTTTTCCGCGAAACTGTAACCGGGTGACGTGTGCATGGGGCCCTCCAGAAGGGATGGGTGGGCACTCAGAGATGAGAACGCGAAGGAGTTGTGCCTGTCGGTGACGGCGGACGTGACTCGCTACGGGATGCAGCGAGGAGGTGCGCCGAGCCTGGGACGGACAAGGGCTCCCAGGCCCGGGAAGGACACAGCGACTTCAGGGGACTGCGGGTGGTCGAGGCTTGAGTCGGAAGGTGCGCAGCCGGTTGGCGAGGTCCTCTCCCTGGACGCTCTTGGAGATGTATCCATCCGCGCCGGAGGCCAGTGCGAGCGAGCGCAGCTTGGACTCATCCGAGGCGGAATAGAGGATGAACTTCGTCTTGGCGGAGGCGTACTGCCGGGCCAGGTTGACGACCTTGTCGCCCTTGAGGGCGGGGAAGTTGACGTCGATGAGGACGAAGTCCGGCTCCGATGCGCTGACCAGGTTGGAGACACCCAGGGCCGACGTGTGCGTCAGCACCTCGAAGCCGTAGCTGCTCAGCGAGCGCTGAACGAGGTCGAGCAGGTCCGGGTCATCGTCCACCACCAGGACGCGTGCTTTTTCTTCAGCCATGGCTTCTCCCTAGATGCTTGCGAATCATCTCGAGCAACTGGTCACGATCAAGGGGCTTGGTGAGGTACGCGGTGCAGCCCGCCGCGTGTGCTTTGTCTTGATACTCCCGCCCCGCATGCGCCGTCACCGCGATGACCGGCACGTTGGCCACGGAGGGCACCGCACGCAAGCGGCGTGTTGCCTCCCAACCATCCAGGCGCGGCAGGGACAGGTCCATCAAAATGAGGTCTGGATTGTCGCGCGTCGCGCGCTCCAGACCGTGTTCTCCATCCTCCGCCTCGATGACCTCGAACAATCCACCGAGGTATCGCCGGACGATGTCCCGATTCTGGGCACTGTCTTCCACATACAAGATGCGCGGCAGCCTTCCCGCGGTCGCCGCGCGCTGTGACAACAAGAGGCCCTTGGCTTGAGCGATGACATCCTCGAGCGCGTGGCCTCCCTTCTTCACGAAGCCCGCGAAGCCGTCTCGCAGGAGTGC
Encoded here:
- a CDS encoding response regulator, with the translated sequence MAEEKARVLVVDDDPDLLDLVQRSLSSYGFEVLTHTSALGVSNLVSASEPDFVLIDVNFPALKGDKVVNLARQYASAKTKFILYSASDESKLRSLALASGADGYISKSVQGEDLANRLRTFRLKPRPPAVP